From the Rhodothermales bacterium genome, the window TCGAAGACCACCTCCCGTTCCTCGAAAAAATCGGCTGCCGCCACGTCAACGTCAGCCTCGACAGCCTCCGCGCCGACCGCTTCGAGGCCATCACCCGCACGCCCTTCTTCGACCGCGTGCTCCGCTCGATCCTGGAGGCGAAGGCGATGGGCTTCCCCGTCAAGGTGAATGTCGTCCTCATCCGCGGCGCGAACGACGCCGAGGTCGAGGACTTCGTGGCCTTCTCGGCCACGCACGGCGTCCCCGTCCGCTTCCTCGAATACATGAAGATTGGACCGCAGCGCGGGCGGCACGACGATCTGTTCGTCCCGGCTGGCGAGGTGATCGAACGGCTCCGCAAGAGAAACGCGCTCACGCCCATCGAGGCCGAGGCCGACGCGACAGCGTTCTCATTCCGCACCGACGACGGGGCCGAGGTCGGGTTCATCGCGTCGGAGAGCCGGCCGTTCTGCGCTACGTGCTCGCGGCTACGCCTCTCCGCGCGCGGCCGGCTCCGCGCCTGCCTGATGTCTGAGGACGGGCTGAGCCTCGTGGGCGTCCCGCGCGAGCGCTACCCGGAGGTGCTGGCCGAGGTGATGGCGATGAAGCCCACCGGGCGGCTGCCGGAGATCGCGCAGCCCATGCACGAGATCGGAGGATGAGCGAGATGCCCAGCAAGAGGATGTCCAGCGAGAAGACGTGCGACCGCACCCGTCGCCGGTTCACCTACCACCCGTTCGAGGTGGCGCTCTGCGGCTACTCGGGGGCGGGCAAGACGACGCTCGCGTGCCGCCTCCTCGCGCGCTGGGCCGACCGCTACCACGTCGGCTTCGTTAAGCACGACGCGCACCGGTTCGAGATGGACGAGCCGGGGAAGGACACGCACCGGGCGGCCGAGGCCGGCGCGGCGGGCGTGATGATCAACGACCCCCGCCACTTCGCCCGGATCAGCACCCTCCCCTACTCCACCTTCGAGCGCGCCACCGCCTTCCTCGACGCCGACTTCGTCCTCGCCGAGGGGTTCAAGCGCTCCGACCTCCCCAAGCTCCTCCTCCTCGACCCCGACGGCCGCGCCGAACGGGAGTACCGCGACGGCCGGTTCACGAACGTCCTCGCCGTCGTCGGCCCCGCCGAGCGGCCCGAGGGGCTCGGCGTGCCGCTCTTCCACCGCGACGACGTGGACGACGTCGCCGAGCTGATCGAATCTCACGTTCGTCGGCAGGCCGAAGCACCGCTCTACGGCCTCGTGCTCGTCGGCGGCGAGAGCCGGCGGATGGGCCGCCCGAAGTGGGCGCTCGACTACCGAGGAGAGCCGCAGGCCGCGCGCACGGCCCGCCTCCTCGGCACCGTCTGCGAGCGCGTTTTCCTCTCCGTTCGCCCCGGCCAGGCGGTCGAGGGGATGCCCGAGGCGGAGCGCATTGAGGACCGATTCCCGGCGTGGGGACCTTCCACGGGCATCCTCTCCGCGATGGAGGCGCACCCCGAGGCCGCGTGGCTCGTCGCCGCGTGCGACCTCCCCTTCCTCGACGCGCGGACGCTCGAAGACCTCGTGGCGGGCCGCGACCCGCTCAAGCTCGCGACGGCCTACCGAAGCACCCACGGCGGCAGCCACGAGGGCCTGCCCGAGCCACTCTGCGCCGTCTGGGAGCCGCGCGCCCGCCTGCGCCTCCTCCAGGCCGCCGGGCTGGGGATGGCCTGCCCGCGCAAGGTGCTCATCGAGTCGGTGCCCCGGTTGCTCGACCTAGCGAACGCGCGGGCGCTCGACAACGCCAACACGCCCGGCGAGTACGAGGCGGCGCGTGCGGCCCTGCAGTCGTCCGCGCAAACCTGATCCCCATGAAGAAGCAGATCGACGTCAAGCAGATCGTCGTCCACTACTACGCCCTCTTCCGCGACCTCCGCGGGAAGGATAGCGAGACCATATCGACGCAGGCCGCTTCGCCGCGCGAGCTGTACGAGGAGCTGGGGATGAGCGACGCCCTCCGCCTCGACACGCGCTCCGTCAAGGTGGCGGTGAACGACGCCTTCGCCTCATGGGACGACGCCCTTCAGGGTGGCGATCTCGTCGTCTTCATTGCGCCTACGGCGGGGGGCTGACGTGTTTCGGATCACCAACGAACGTATCGACACGGCGGACTGCCGCCGTGCCCTCGAAGCCGCCTCGGCCGGCGGGTTCGTGGCGTTTGAGGGGTGGGTGCGCGACCACAACGAGGGGCGGGGCGTCGTCTCGCTCGAATACGAGGCGTACACCGCCCTCGCCGAGAAGGAGGGGCTCCTCATCGTTACGGAGGCCGGCCAGCGTTTCGAGGCCGAGCGCGTAGGCGCCGCGCACCGGACGGGCCACCTCGCCGTCGGCGACCTCGCCGTGTGGGTGGGGGTCTCCGCCGCGCACCGCGACGCCGCTTTCGCGGCCTGCCGCTACGTCATCGACGAGCTCAAGCGCCGGGTGCCCATCTGGAAGCGCGAGCATTACGCCGACGGCACGGCGGAGTGGGTGAACGGTGCCGCGCGCCCGCCCGAGCAGCGAACGAACTGAGGGGAGCCAGCGCTACCCCGGAGCCGGGGCTACGTCGCAAGCATCTTCAGCCCCGCCACGATCAGCACCACGCCCAAGAGCCGCCGGACGGCCGGTGCGGGGAGCCGACGGCTTCCCAACTCGGCCCCGATCCACCCACCGGCCAGGGCCGCCACGGCGAGACCGGGAAGGAACGGCGGCAGCATCGCGCCCTGTGTGGCTTGCCCGAGCAGCCCGGCTACCGAGTTGACGAGGATGAACGCCGCCGCCACGCCCGAGGCCGTTCGCACGTCCGTCCACCCCGCCAGCACGAGGAGCGGACTCAGGAAGATGCCGCCGCCAACGCCCGTGAGGCCGGAGAGCAGGCCGATGACGGCCCCGACCGCGAGCGCCACCCCGTGCGGGGCCGCTCCCGCTGGGGTAGAAGGCACCCCCCGTGGCTGGCGCAGGAGCCGGTACGCCGCGTAGAGCAGGACGAGCCCCACGAGGGGACGGTAGAACGCGCCCGGCAGCGTCGCCGCCCCGCCGATGTAAGCGAACGGTACCGAGAACGCGGCGAACGGCCAGAAGGCCGTCCATGAGAAGCGACCGGCGCGGTAGAACTTCACACTCCCGATCCCGGCGACGAGCACGTTGAGCACGAGGGCGGCCGGCCGCATCTCCGGCGGTGCCACGCCGAGGAACGCCATCGCCGCGAGGTAGCCCGAGGCTCCGCCGTGGCCGACGGAGGCGTAGAGGACGGCGGCCACGAATACGAGCCCGCCGAGGACGATGAGGGGGCCCGCTTCCACCCGCTAGACGTTTACGAGGTCAGTGGGAGGATACGCTCCGTGGGGCAGTTGGAGCACGCCACTACTTCTCCGACGCAGCTTGGGCACTCCCCTCGAGCTCGGGAGGCACCCTCAGATGAGGCGCTCCTCGTAGGCTGAGAGGTGGATGAGGAAAGCGCTGCGGAGCGTCCGCCGCCGAACCTCCTCGGACGTGGGGTCTGTATGCAAGAGGCGCCCCCGGAGTCCGCCCGTCGTCGGGT encodes:
- a CDS encoding sulfite exporter TauE/SafE family protein; its protein translation is MEAGPLIVLGGLVFVAAVLYASVGHGGASGYLAAMAFLGVAPPEMRPAALVLNVLVAGIGSVKFYRAGRFSWTAFWPFAAFSVPFAYIGGAATLPGAFYRPLVGLVLLYAAYRLLRQPRGVPSTPAGAAPHGVALAVGAVIGLLSGLTGVGGGIFLSPLLVLAGWTDVRTASGVAAAFILVNSVAGLLGQATQGAMLPPFLPGLAVAALAGGWIGAELGSRRLPAPAVRRLLGVVLIVAGLKMLAT
- a CDS encoding molybdenum cofactor biosynthesis protein MoaE produces the protein MTNERIDTADCRRALEAASAGGFVAFEGWVRDHNEGRGVVSLEYEAYTALAEKEGLLIVTEAGQRFEAERVGAAHRTGHLAVGDLAVWVGVSAAHRDAAFAACRYVIDELKRRVPIWKREHYADGTAEWVNGAARPPEQRTN
- the moaA gene encoding GTP 3',8-cyclase MoaA — its product is MELLPVLTDPHGRWIRKLRVSLTDVCNFRCTYCMPANVRFQPSATLLPPDELVGMVAGLVEEGVRQVRLTGGEPLARREFREIAEGVAALPLDKLGLTTNGYWLEDHLPFLEKIGCRHVNVSLDSLRADRFEAITRTPFFDRVLRSILEAKAMGFPVKVNVVLIRGANDAEVEDFVAFSATHGVPVRFLEYMKIGPQRGRHDDLFVPAGEVIERLRKRNALTPIEAEADATAFSFRTDDGAEVGFIASESRPFCATCSRLRLSARGRLRACLMSEDGLSLVGVPRERYPEVLAEVMAMKPTGRLPEIAQPMHEIGG
- the mobB gene encoding molybdopterin-guanine dinucleotide biosynthesis protein B codes for the protein MSSEKTCDRTRRRFTYHPFEVALCGYSGAGKTTLACRLLARWADRYHVGFVKHDAHRFEMDEPGKDTHRAAEAGAAGVMINDPRHFARISTLPYSTFERATAFLDADFVLAEGFKRSDLPKLLLLDPDGRAEREYRDGRFTNVLAVVGPAERPEGLGVPLFHRDDVDDVAELIESHVRRQAEAPLYGLVLVGGESRRMGRPKWALDYRGEPQAARTARLLGTVCERVFLSVRPGQAVEGMPEAERIEDRFPAWGPSTGILSAMEAHPEAAWLVAACDLPFLDARTLEDLVAGRDPLKLATAYRSTHGGSHEGLPEPLCAVWEPRARLRLLQAAGLGMACPRKVLIESVPRLLDLANARALDNANTPGEYEAARAALQSSAQT
- a CDS encoding MoaD/ThiS family protein, encoding MKKQIDVKQIVVHYYALFRDLRGKDSETISTQAASPRELYEELGMSDALRLDTRSVKVAVNDAFASWDDALQGGDLVVFIAPTAGG